Genomic segment of Deltaproteobacteria bacterium:
CGTTTCCGGCGCTGCCGCTGCGGATTACCCGCCCTGACCGGTCCGGACACGCGCTGGACATCGACGGCTATCTCGACTCCGGGGCTCAGCAGACGCTGATCGATGGAGAGGTGGCGCAGGCGTTGGGCATCGATCTGCTCGGCGGGGTGGGCCGTCGGTATCAATCGATAACCGGCGTGACCATCGAAGCGCGCATTCACCCCGTCGTTCTCTCCCACCCGGAACTCGGCTCGTTTGATCTCGACGTCGCGTTCAGCACGGTCCGCATCCGCCGCAACCTGCTCGGCCGCGATTTCTTCAACCTGATCCAACTTGGCTTCCGCGAGCACCACCAGGTGTTTTGCGTAACGCCGCTGCCTTAACGGCCCGGACGCGCGCTGCTCTCCGACGCGGAGTTGCTCTTCGAACTGCACGTGCGGCTGGCAAGCCTGCCCATCGAGCACACCGATGCCAACGACCCGCGCCGCGCGGCGAGCTGGTTTGCATCCAACCGTCTCAGCCATGGCGTCGGCATGCCTTGCCGGGAGCGCGGCCAGCCTGGCCGCATGCGGCGGGGCCGGGAATCGAGTTACGGCGAAAGTTAGGCATCGATGTTCGCCTCGAAGACGGCCGGCACAGCCGGCCCTACGGGAGCTTACCGTCTCAGTCATGGCGTCGGCATGCTCGACCGTCTGACCGCCGCGGCTGGTTTCCGAAGCGCGGTGCCCGTCTACACATTCAGCCCCAGTCATTTCGCGCCCATCCCCGGCATCGACGCCCGCCAGCGATACACGCGAGCGTCCGGCTGAAGGAGGCGTCGGCGAACGCGGCGGAAGCCGCAGGGAGTACGACCAGCCTGACCACCGGGGCGGCGGAGGGTACACGCAGGTCAGCCATGCCCGCCCCTTCGGGCTATCAGGTGTGGCCGTGCAAGCGCGGTGCGTGCTATGTAAGAAGCATGAAGAGCGCCACGGTGAAGGCGATAATCCCGCCGGACCATCGGTTGGTCGTCGAGCTGCCACCAGAACTGCCCGCTGGTCCCGCGGAAGTCGTCGTGCGCGTTCTCGATACCGCGGCGGAGAAGAGTGGAACAGGTGACGAGCTACTTGCCTCTGGCCTGTTCGGCATCTGGAAGGATCGAAGCGACATTGACGACAGCGTTGAGTTTGCCCGGCGAATCCGACAGCGAGCCGAACGGCGTCATGGCTGACATCTCGCTGCTGCTCGATACCGACGTCTTGATCGACCTCTTCCGCGGCAGTCCACAGGCTGCCGAGTGGTTTGCCGGGCACGGCAACAGCGTCATCGGTATTCCCGTCATCGTATGGATGGAGTTGTTGCAAGGTGCGCGTGACCGAATGGAGCAGCAGCGCATCGAACAGCGGCTGGCGATCCTGCCCATCGAGCACATCTGCGCCGACGACTCGCGTCATGCGGCCAGCTGGTTTGCAGCTTATCGTCTCAGCCATGGCGTCGGTATGCTCGACTGTCTGATCGCCGCGGCTGCGCTCCGAACCGCGGTGCCGATCTACACATTCAACCTCAGTCACTTCGCACCCATCCCCGGCATTGACGCGCGCCAGCCGTACGCGCGAGCGTCCGGATGAGGGCGAGGTGGCGTGCCGCACCGGTCTGAAGATCTGCACGCCGCAGCAGGTCATCGGGCGCACCCAGATCCTTGCGTAAGGCGCAACGGGCAGCAGCCGGCCGTCGCGACGACGAAGAAGAACGTTCCGCCGGGGATGAAGCTGCGCTGGAAGTTGGGCATCAGCATTCCGCATTTCGGGTCAGAGGCATCAAGGCTGACGAAGCTTGTAGAGGTGCACGACTCCGAAGGGGTCGGTGTCTCCGAAGATTCTGACTTTCGCGATCGGGAGAGAGTCCACGTACACGGCCCCGGGTGCGAACGTATCGCCGCTTGCCCCCAGGTAGCCGACATTGAGCGTCACCGAGTGGCGTGACCAATCAGCGAGACGCTGAAAG
This window contains:
- a CDS encoding type II toxin-antitoxin system VapC family toxin, which encodes MADISLLLDTDVLIDLFRGSPQAAEWFAGHGNSVIGIPVIVWMELLQGARDRMEQQRIEQRLAILPIEHICADDSRHAASWFAAYRLSHGVGMLDCLIAAAALRTAVPIYTFNLSHFAPIPGIDARQPYARASG